The following is a genomic window from Quadrisphaera sp. RL12-1S.
GCGCGGCCGCCGTGGCCGCTCGCTCCGCGGACCGCACCGCGCCCTCCGCGGCCGCCTCGGCCTCGACGCGCGCGGCGGAGGCGGCCGCCAGGGCGGCGAGCGCGTCGTCGAGGTCGGCCACCTCCCCTGAGCCGTCGTCCTGGGCGCGGGCCAGCTCGGCCAGCTCGGCCAGCTCGGCCAGCTCGGTCAGCTCGGTCAGCTCGGTCAGCTGCGCGTCGAGCGCGGCCGCGGCCCGCTCGTGCGCGGTGACCGCGGCCTGCAGCGCCGTGCGCTGCGCGGCCGTGCGCTGCGCGGTGCGGGCCGCTGCGAGGTCGGCGAAGCCCGCGGTGCCGGCGGCGGCCCGGGCGGCCTCCTCGGCGCTGCGGGCGCTCGAGCGGGCAGCGGCCTCGGCCTCCCCGGCCGAGGCGAGGGTCTCCGCGGCCAGCGCGAGCGCCGCGAGGCGCTCGCTGCGCGCGGTCAGGCCTTCGCCGCCGCCGGCCGCCTGGAGCCGGGCCCTGTCGGTCTGCAGGGACGCCGCCAGCTGCTCGGCGCGCTCGGTGAGCCGCACGAGGGAGGCGGAGACCTCTTCCAGCGCGGTGGCCTCGGCGAACTCGGCGGCCTGCAGCGCCGCGAGCTCGGTGCGCACGGCGTCCAGCTCGGCCCGCGCAGCGCTGGCGCGGACTGCCCGCCGGCGCGCCTGGTCGACCAGCTCGCGGGCGCGGGCGGGAGTGGTGCCCTCGGCGCGGGCGGCAGACGCGGCGGTGTCGCGCTCGAGGGTGGCCAGCTGCTGCTGGGCGGCGCGGGCTGCCGCGTCGGCGCGCTCGAAGGCCGCCTGGGCCGCCTCCTCGGTGGCCGCTGCGGCTGACGCGCTGGCCGGGGCCGCACCCACCGGTTCGTTGGTTGAGTCGTCGGTGGAGTCGTCGGTGGAGTCGCTGGTGGAGTCGCTGCCCGCGGGCGCGGGGTGCTCGCACGCGCCGCACACGGGGCAGGGCGCCCCGGGCTGCAGCCGGGCCGCCAGCTCTGCGGCGACTCCCTCCCAGCGCGCCTGGCGGGCGTCGAGCCACCGGCTGCGCGCGTCCAGCGCCTCTCGGTCAGCTGCCGTCGCAGCGCCGCGAGCGTCCTCGCGGTCCAGCGCCAGGCGCTCGGCGGCGCTGGCGTGGACGAGGACCTCCTCGGCGCGGGCGAGCACCGCGGCGGCCTCCTCGGCCCCCGCGGCCTCGGAGGTGGCGGCGTCGGCGCGCTGGGCCAGGGCGCTGCGTTCTGCGGCCGCCCGCCCGAGGCGCTCGCGCAGCCGGGCCTGCTCCTGGGCCAGCGCGTCGTGCTCGGCGGCGACCCGGCGGGCCTGCTCCTCGCGGCGGGTCGCCTCGGCCTCCAGCTCCACCAGCCCGGCCAGCCGGCCCTGCTCGCGGCGGTGGTGCGCGGCGCGTTCGCGCAGCTCCCCGGGGTCGGCGCCGCCGGCGGTGGCCTGCCCGGCGGCCGGTCCGGCGGCGCGTGCGAGGGCGGCGCTGGCCGCGGCGGCGCGCTGCTCGGCCTCGGCCAGCGACGCGCGGGCGGCGTCGAGGGCGTGCAGGTGTCCCTCTACCGCCTGCCCGGCCAGGGCCGCGCCCAGCTCGGTGCGCTGCGCCCGCACCCCGGGCTCGGCCTGCTGGAGCCGCTGCTGCTGCTCGCGCACCTGCGCGGTGCGCCGGACGCGGTCGGCGGCTTCGCGCAGGGCGTGCTCGCGCTCCCGGGCGGTGCGGGCGGCGGCGGTGGCCCTCACCCGGGCGCCCTCGGCGTCCAGCGCGGCCTCCCGGGCCGCGGTCGCCAGGGCCCTGACGCGCTCGAGGACGTCCCCCGTGCCGCCGTCGGCGTCGTCGTCCTCACCGACCTGCGGGGTGGGGTGGGGCGGGGCCCACTCGGCGCCGGTGTGCTCGGCGCGCTCGGCGAGGGCCGTCAGCCGGGTCGCAGCGGCTTCCTGGGCGGCCGCGGTGCGGGCCCGCTCACCGGCCAGCCACCGCTCGGCGCGCTCGTACCTGTCGGTGGCGAACAGCCGCTGCAGCAGAGCGCGACGCTCGGTGACCCCCGAGCGCAGGAACGTCGCGAACTCGCCCTGCGGGAGCAGCACCACGGTGGCGAACTGCGGCAGCGCCATCCCCAGCAGGTCGGTCAGGACCTGGGAGGCCTCGTCGTTGCGGGAGGACAGCGGCCGCCAGCCGTCCTCGCCGGCGTCCTCGGCGCCGGGGGCCCACTCGGCGAGCAGCGTGCGCGCCTGCTCGGTGGTGGTGCCCTGCCCGCGGCGCTTGGGACGGGTCCACGCCGGGGAGCGCTCCACCCGCAGCCGCCGCCCCCCGGCGGTGAGCTCGAGGACGACGACGGGCGCGGCGTCCGGGGAGGCGTGGTGGGAGCGCAGGTCCGGGGCCCCGCCGGAGCGGGCGCCGGGGACCGCGCCGTAGAGGGCGAAGCAGACGGCGTCGAGCACGCTGGTCTTGCCCGCACCGGTGCGCCCGTGCAGCAGGAACAGGCCGTCGGCGGACAGGGCGTCGAAGTCGACCTGTTCGGAGCCGGCGAAGGGGCCGAAGGCGGTCACCGACAGCCGGTGGAGCCTCACGCGCTGGCCGTCCGCGTCTCCGCGGCGTCGAGGCGGTGCTCGCGCAGGTCCACCTCGTCCAGCCCGTCCAGCTCGGGGCGGTGGTCGGCCTCGACCAGCTCCGGGCGGGTGGCCTCCAGCGCCGCGCGCAGCAGGGCCCGCTCGGCGGGGTCGGCCGCGCGGCCGCGGACGTGGTCTACGAAGGAGCAGCACAGGGCCTCCTCGTCCAGGCCGGCGACGCGCTCGGCGTAGCCCTGCGGCCTGCGGTCCGCGGCGGTCCGGTCGGGCTCCCAGGACAGCACGAGCACGTGGGGGAAGCGGGTGCGCAGCGCGGCCATCGGCTCGCGCGGGCGCTCGGGGTCGGTGAGGACCACCTGGCACCACGCCTGCCGCGCGGCCTCGTGCTCGGGCGCTGAGAGCAGGTCGGCCAGGTGCCCGCGCAGCAGTGCGAGCGGTCTCGGCGGGGCCACGTCGACGGCGTCCACCCGCTCCAGGCCGTCGGCGCCGAGC
Proteins encoded in this region:
- a CDS encoding AAA family ATPase, translating into MRLHRLSVTAFGPFAGSEQVDFDALSADGLFLLHGRTGAGKTSVLDAVCFALYGAVPGARSGGAPDLRSHHASPDAAPVVVLELTAGGRRLRVERSPAWTRPKRRGQGTTTEQARTLLAEWAPGAEDAGEDGWRPLSSRNDEASQVLTDLLGMALPQFATVVLLPQGEFATFLRSGVTERRALLQRLFATDRYERAERWLAGERARTAAAQEAAATRLTALAERAEHTGAEWAPPHPTPQVGEDDDADGGTGDVLERVRALATAAREAALDAEGARVRATAAARTAREREHALREAADRVRRTAQVREQQQRLQQAEPGVRAQRTELGAALAGQAVEGHLHALDAARASLAEAEQRAAAASAALARAAGPAAGQATAGGADPGELRERAAHHRREQGRLAGLVELEAEATRREEQARRVAAEHDALAQEQARLRERLGRAAAERSALAQRADAATSEAAGAEEAAAVLARAEEVLVHASAAERLALDREDARGAATAADREALDARSRWLDARQARWEGVAAELAARLQPGAPCPVCGACEHPAPAGSDSTSDSTDDSTDDSTNEPVGAAPASASAAAATEEAAQAAFERADAAARAAQQQLATLERDTAASAARAEGTTPARARELVDQARRRAVRASAARAELDAVRTELAALQAAEFAEATALEEVSASLVRLTERAEQLAASLQTDRARLQAAGGGEGLTARSERLAALALAAETLASAGEAEAAARSSARSAEEAARAAAGTAGFADLAAARTAQRTAAQRTALQAAVTAHERAAAALDAQLTELTELTELAELAELAELARAQDDGSGEVADLDDALAALAAASAARVEAEAAAEGAVRSAERAATAAAQLEQVEAEAARAGAALEPLARQAEVTGDLARCAEGTGGGNARRMKLSTYVLAARLEQVAAAASERLEVMSDGRYRLVHTDALERRGAGSGLGLRVLDAWTGVERDVATLSGGETFMASLALTLGLADVVRAEGGGAPVETLFVDEGFGTLDPESLEEVMGVLEQLRAGGRAVGLVSHVPELRTRVPARLEVLRTAAGSRLSTVLA